From Musa acuminata AAA Group cultivar baxijiao chromosome BXJ3-8, Cavendish_Baxijiao_AAA, whole genome shotgun sequence, one genomic window encodes:
- the LOC135644320 gene encoding uncharacterized protein C24B11.05-like, producing MEYEDRHRRAQRRKHDCLLFDLDDTLYPLSSGIATECLRNIQDYMAEKLGIEQTKIPDLSNLLYKSYGTTMAGLLAIGYRFDYDDYHAFVHGRLPYENLKPDPVLRHLLQSLPIRKVIFTNGDKVHAKKVLARLGMEDCFQGIICFETLNPPSSSSEQESTADIFDIVDHFSDHRTGAELPEIPILCKPSANAMERALRIAHIDPQRTIFFDDSVRNIQSGKRIGLHTVLVGTSHRIKGADHALESIHNIKEAFPELWEEGDKTEDVHHPSKIALETSVIA from the exons ATGGAGTACGAGGACCGACACCGACGGGCGCAGCGACGCAAGCACGATTGCCTGCTCTTCG ATCTGGATGACACGCTCTACCCTTTGAGCTCCGGCATCGCAACCGAGTGTCTCAGAAACATCCAGG ATTacatggccgagaagctcgggaTCGAGCAGACAAAGATCCCGGACTTGTCGAATCTGCTGTATAAGAGCTACGGGACGACAATGGCGGGCCTACTG GCCATCGGCTACAGATTTGACTACGACGACTACCAC GCTTTTGTTCATGGGCGATTACCTTACGAGAATCTGAAGCCTGATCCCGTTCTCAGGCATCTCCTGCAGAGCCTTCCAATTCGTAAAGTT ATATTTACCAATGGCGATAAGGTGCATGCTAAGAAAGTGCTTGCAAGGCTTGGGATGGAAGACTGTTTCCAGGGAATTATATGCTTTGAGACGCTGAATCCACCATCGTCTTCCTCTGAACAGGAAAGCACAGCAGATATATTTGACATTGTTGATCACTTCTCTGACCACAGAACTGGAGCTGAGCTACCAGAGATACCGATACTCTGCAAGCCATCTGCAAACGCCATGGAACGTGCTCTCAGAATCGCTCATATCGATCCTCAAAGAACG ATCTTCTTCGATGACAGCGTTCGCAATATCCAGTCGGGGAAACGCATTGGCTTGCACACAGTACTG GTTGGCACTTCACATAGAATTAAAGGTGCAGATCATGCATTGGAGAGCATCCACAACATCAAGGAAGCATTCCCTGAGCTCTGGGAGGAGGGTGATAAAACAGAGGATGTTCATCACCCGAGCAAGATTGCGCTGGAGACATCCGTGATAGCTTAA
- the LOC135646212 gene encoding telomere repeat-binding protein 2-like isoform X1 has translation MSLWDMVLQKRVDCGSSGYQAPVMPHFPRSAKGKRSVRKKVEDNQMCAFDLLATVAGNLLSERENSLTPCNDTGTSNTVAVKDTVNQDQLDKEKPCKLEAFDWLRCSEDLSGPENDLKMQIKHDIRENTSKATSSDPASLCVKSDISDEDPISGESKFFGASGKIGHAVDTVAERYAMGRPYSSPAGSLECKEDGSKTPQQAERLVAGNAVDGNAPHTYSLNDAMDLDGKTPALVSSDSSFEVPLYRKNTPCNSSFPKQDECMDLPIDKDGDENSSGCTHPTIVTNKASRLQRIGDRRIRKLLASKFWKVSPTMLQDDVDQKPALRGKRMCYTRQRTQRSSFKRRKLFYNCSVSASDGGIYSEGVSNICEKGRIKLETNDLHATWFGANSAPSSTTGQKPCCELPDYHVKLSIKSFKVPELLIEIPETATVGSLKRTVSEAVTAILGGGLRIGVLLQGKKVRHDNKTLRQAGISQGDKLDNLGFTLEPNPGQAPASLTGSEDPHFLGLGCAPEPLPLARIPPTAPATTDQRVSDASPQPMTTCPESDHDSVYSPADASSPEKTTANSLALVAVPPTNVEALAMVPLRSKPKRPEAAQRRVRRPFSVAEVEALVQAVEKLGTGRWRDVKLCAFENANHRTYVDLKDKWKTLVHTARISPQQRRGEPVPQELLDRVLAAHAYWSQHQAKLQLKPPPSAEICQLL, from the exons ATGAGTCTTTGGGATATGGTGTTGCAAAAGAGAGTGGATTGTGGATCCAGTGGCTACCAGGCCCCTGTGATGCCACATTTTCCAAGATCAGCTAAG GGGAAGCGTTCTGTAAGAAAGAAGGTTGAGGACAACCAGATGTGTGCATTCGATTTGCTTGCAACTGTAGCAGGCAATTTATTATCGGAAAGGGAGAATTCTTTGACTCCATGTAATGATACTGGAACATCTAACACCGTTGCGGTTAAGGATACTGTTAACCAAGATCAATTGGATAAAGAGAAGCCATGCAAACTTGAAGCTTTTGATTGGTTAAGATGTTCTGAAGATTTATCAGGTCCCGAAAATgacctcaaaatgcagatcaagcaTGACATAAGGGAAAACACCTCAAAAGCAACATCGTCTGATCCTGCTTCTCTCTGTGTAAAGTCTGACATATCAGATGAGGATCCTATCAGTGGAGAATCTAAGTTCTTTGGTGCCAGTGGTAAAATTGGACATGCTGTCGATACTGTTGCGGAAAGATATGCCATGGGAAGGCCTTATTCTAGTCCTGCAGGATCACTCGAATGCAAAGAAGATGGGAGCAAGACACCGCAGCAAGCTGAACGACTAGTGGCTGGAAATGCGGTAGATGGAAATGCTCCACATACGTACAGTTTGAATGATGCTATGGATTTGGATGGCAAAACTCCTGCTTTAGTTAGCTCTGACAGCAGTTTTGAAGTTCCCCTATACAGGAAGAACACCCCTTGCAATAGTTCCTTTCCCAAGCAGGATGAGTGCATGGATCTCCCTATAGATAAAGATGGTGATGAAAATTCTTCTGGATGCACTCACCCTACTATTGTTACTAACAAGGCCTCTAGGTTGCAGCGTATAGGTGACCGTAGGATAAGGAAGCTTTTAGCATCAAAGTTCTGGAAAGTATCTCCAACAATGTTGCAGGATG ATGTAGACCAGAAGCCTGCTTTACGAGGCAAGAGAATGTGTTATACACGCCAAAGAACGCAGAGGAGCTCCTTCAAGAGAAGGAAATTATTTTATAACTGTTCAGTATCAGCTTCTGATGGGGGGATTTACAGTGAAGGTGTGTCAAATATATGTGAGAAGGGTAGGATCAAGTTAGAAACAAATGATTTGCATGCCACTTGGTTTGGAG CAAATAGTGCACCGTCCTCCACAACAGGACAGAAGCCATGCTGTGAATTGCCAGACTACCATG TGAAACTCAGCATTAAGTCTTTCAAGGTGCCAGAACTCTTGATCGAAATTCCTGAGACTGCTACAGTTGGTTCCTTAAAG AGGACAGTTTCAGAGGCTGTGACTGCTATCCTTGGAGGTGGACTGCGTATCGGTGTTCTTCTTCAAGGAAAGAAGGTTAGACATGACAACAAGACCTTGCGTCAGGCAGGGATTTCCCAAGGTGACAAACTGGATAACTTAGGCTTCACATTGGAGCCAAATCCTGGACAAGCCCCAGCATCGCTAACAGGTTCTGAAGACCCTCATTTCCTTGGCCTTGGTTGTGCCCCTGAACCACTACCACTCGCTAG GATACCACCGACTGCCCCTGCCACTACAGATCAGCGGGTATCTGATGCTTCTCCGCAGCCTATGACGACCTGCCCTGAGAGCGATCACGATTCAGTGTATTCCCCAGCTGATGCATCATCACCGGAGAAGACAACAGCAAACTCACTAGCTCTGGTTGCTGTCCCACCGACGAACGTCGAGGCACTGGCCATGGTTCCACTCCGCAGCAAGCCCAAGCGGCCTGAGGCTGCTCAGCGCCGGGTCAGGAGGCCCTTCTCGGTGGCCGAAGTGGAAGCCCTGGTACAGGCAGTTGAGAAGCTTGGGACCGgaag GTGGCGGGACGTTAAACTTTGCGCCTTTGAGAATGCAAACCACCGTACTTACGTAGATCTTAAG GACAAGTGGAAGACCTTGGTGCACACAGCCAGGATCTCCCCACAGCAGAGGAGGGGAGAACCGGTACCTCAGGAGCTCTTGGACCGGGTGCTCGCAGCCCATGCCTACTGGTCCCAGCATCAAGCCAAGCTCCAGCTGAAACCACCACCTTCAGCTGAGATCTGCCAGCTTCTCTAG
- the LOC135646212 gene encoding telomere repeat-binding protein 2-like isoform X2 has protein sequence MSLWDMVLQKRVDCGSSGYQAPVMPHFPRSAKGKRSVRKKVEDNQMCAFDLLATVAGNLLSERENSLTPCNDTGTSNTVAVKDTVNQDQLDKEKPCKLEAFDWLRCSEDLSGPENDLKMQIKHDIRENTSKATSSDPASLCVKSDISDEDPISGESKFFGASGKIGHAVDTVAERYAMGRPYSSPAGSLECKEDGSKTPQQAERLVAGNAVDGNAPHTYSLNDAMDLDGKTPALVSSDSSFEVPLYRKNTPCNSSFPKQDECMDLPIDKDGDENSSGCTHPTIVTNKASRLQRIGDRRIRKLLASKFWKVSPTMLQDDVDQKPALRGKRMCYTRQRTQRSSFKRRKLFYNCSVSASDGGIYSEANSAPSSTTGQKPCCELPDYHVKLSIKSFKVPELLIEIPETATVGSLKRTVSEAVTAILGGGLRIGVLLQGKKVRHDNKTLRQAGISQGDKLDNLGFTLEPNPGQAPASLTGSEDPHFLGLGCAPEPLPLARIPPTAPATTDQRVSDASPQPMTTCPESDHDSVYSPADASSPEKTTANSLALVAVPPTNVEALAMVPLRSKPKRPEAAQRRVRRPFSVAEVEALVQAVEKLGTGRWRDVKLCAFENANHRTYVDLKDKWKTLVHTARISPQQRRGEPVPQELLDRVLAAHAYWSQHQAKLQLKPPPSAEICQLL, from the exons ATGAGTCTTTGGGATATGGTGTTGCAAAAGAGAGTGGATTGTGGATCCAGTGGCTACCAGGCCCCTGTGATGCCACATTTTCCAAGATCAGCTAAG GGGAAGCGTTCTGTAAGAAAGAAGGTTGAGGACAACCAGATGTGTGCATTCGATTTGCTTGCAACTGTAGCAGGCAATTTATTATCGGAAAGGGAGAATTCTTTGACTCCATGTAATGATACTGGAACATCTAACACCGTTGCGGTTAAGGATACTGTTAACCAAGATCAATTGGATAAAGAGAAGCCATGCAAACTTGAAGCTTTTGATTGGTTAAGATGTTCTGAAGATTTATCAGGTCCCGAAAATgacctcaaaatgcagatcaagcaTGACATAAGGGAAAACACCTCAAAAGCAACATCGTCTGATCCTGCTTCTCTCTGTGTAAAGTCTGACATATCAGATGAGGATCCTATCAGTGGAGAATCTAAGTTCTTTGGTGCCAGTGGTAAAATTGGACATGCTGTCGATACTGTTGCGGAAAGATATGCCATGGGAAGGCCTTATTCTAGTCCTGCAGGATCACTCGAATGCAAAGAAGATGGGAGCAAGACACCGCAGCAAGCTGAACGACTAGTGGCTGGAAATGCGGTAGATGGAAATGCTCCACATACGTACAGTTTGAATGATGCTATGGATTTGGATGGCAAAACTCCTGCTTTAGTTAGCTCTGACAGCAGTTTTGAAGTTCCCCTATACAGGAAGAACACCCCTTGCAATAGTTCCTTTCCCAAGCAGGATGAGTGCATGGATCTCCCTATAGATAAAGATGGTGATGAAAATTCTTCTGGATGCACTCACCCTACTATTGTTACTAACAAGGCCTCTAGGTTGCAGCGTATAGGTGACCGTAGGATAAGGAAGCTTTTAGCATCAAAGTTCTGGAAAGTATCTCCAACAATGTTGCAGGATG ATGTAGACCAGAAGCCTGCTTTACGAGGCAAGAGAATGTGTTATACACGCCAAAGAACGCAGAGGAGCTCCTTCAAGAGAAGGAAATTATTTTATAACTGTTCAGTATCAGCTTCTGATGGGGGGATTTACAGTGAAG CAAATAGTGCACCGTCCTCCACAACAGGACAGAAGCCATGCTGTGAATTGCCAGACTACCATG TGAAACTCAGCATTAAGTCTTTCAAGGTGCCAGAACTCTTGATCGAAATTCCTGAGACTGCTACAGTTGGTTCCTTAAAG AGGACAGTTTCAGAGGCTGTGACTGCTATCCTTGGAGGTGGACTGCGTATCGGTGTTCTTCTTCAAGGAAAGAAGGTTAGACATGACAACAAGACCTTGCGTCAGGCAGGGATTTCCCAAGGTGACAAACTGGATAACTTAGGCTTCACATTGGAGCCAAATCCTGGACAAGCCCCAGCATCGCTAACAGGTTCTGAAGACCCTCATTTCCTTGGCCTTGGTTGTGCCCCTGAACCACTACCACTCGCTAG GATACCACCGACTGCCCCTGCCACTACAGATCAGCGGGTATCTGATGCTTCTCCGCAGCCTATGACGACCTGCCCTGAGAGCGATCACGATTCAGTGTATTCCCCAGCTGATGCATCATCACCGGAGAAGACAACAGCAAACTCACTAGCTCTGGTTGCTGTCCCACCGACGAACGTCGAGGCACTGGCCATGGTTCCACTCCGCAGCAAGCCCAAGCGGCCTGAGGCTGCTCAGCGCCGGGTCAGGAGGCCCTTCTCGGTGGCCGAAGTGGAAGCCCTGGTACAGGCAGTTGAGAAGCTTGGGACCGgaag GTGGCGGGACGTTAAACTTTGCGCCTTTGAGAATGCAAACCACCGTACTTACGTAGATCTTAAG GACAAGTGGAAGACCTTGGTGCACACAGCCAGGATCTCCCCACAGCAGAGGAGGGGAGAACCGGTACCTCAGGAGCTCTTGGACCGGGTGCTCGCAGCCCATGCCTACTGGTCCCAGCATCAAGCCAAGCTCCAGCTGAAACCACCACCTTCAGCTGAGATCTGCCAGCTTCTCTAG
- the LOC135584621 gene encoding receptor-like cytoplasmic kinase 176 isoform X1, with protein MGNCWGAQVKAESPSDGFFASGDVFSCLGLHSKSSSRDGKKLSGSSSKVSAASVPPTPRSEGEILQSVNVKSFTFTELRIATRNFRPDSVVGEGGFGSVFKGWIDEHTLAAAKPGTGVVIAVKKLNQEGHQGHREWLAEVNYLGQLSHPHLVKLIGYCLEDEQRLLVYEFMPRGSLENHLFRRGSYFQPLSWKLRMKIALGAAKGLAFLHSDVAKVIYRDFKASNVLLDSNHEAKLSDFGLAKDGPTGDKSHVSTRVMGTYGYAAPEYLATGHLTAKSDVYSFGVVLLELLSGRRAVDKNRPTGEHNLVEWARPYLTSKRKIFRVLDPRLGGQYSLVGAQKAAVLALQCLSSEARYRPTMDQVVAALEQLQDAKDTERSPQSEQKSSGQSIGSNSHRSLRRRSNECAKGKVAHHRPPASPLCTN; from the exons ATGGGGAATTGCTGGGGTGCTCAGGTGAAGGCGGAGAGTCCCTCCGACGGCTTCTTTGCCTCAG GAGACGTATTTTCGTGCCTAGGACTTCACTCTAAAAGCAGTAGCAGGGATGGAAAGAAATTAAGTGGTTCTAGTAGCAAGGTGTCTGCAGCATCTGTGCCTCCAACCCCGCGCAGCGAGGGTGAGATCTTGCAGTCAGTGAATGTGAAGAGCTTTACCTTCACTGAACTGAGAATAGCCACCAGAAACTTTCGACCGGACAGTGTGGTGGGGGAGGGAGGCTTTGGTTCGGTATTCAAGGGATGGATCGATGAGCACACACTTGCAGCTGCCAAACCCGGCACTGGAGTGGTTATTGCTGTGAAGAAGCTGAACCAGGAAGGTCATCAAGGTCACAGGGAATGGTTG GCAGAGGTAAATTATCTTGGTCAATTGTCTCATCCGCACCTTGTAAAGCTTATTGGATACTGCCTAGAGGACGAGCAACGGCTTCTTGTCTATGAATTCATGCCTCGAGGGAGCTTGGAAAACCACCTCTTCAGGA GGGGTTCATATTTTCAACCACTATCTTGGAAACTTCGTATGAAGATCGCACTTGGAGCTGCAAAAGGGCTTGCCTTTTTGCATAGCGATGTGGCAAAAGTGATATATCGTGATTTTAAAGCCTCTAATGTGCTTCTAGATTCA AATCATGAAGCAAAGCTGTCTGATTTTGGATTGGCAAAGGATGGTCCAACAGGTGACAAAAGTCATGTATCTACAAGGGTCATGGGAACGTATGGATATGCAGCTCCCGAGTACCTTGCAACAG GCCATTTGACTGCCAAAAGCGACGTGTATAGCTTTGGAGTTGTTCTTCTAGAGTTGTTGTCTGGCCGACGTGCTGTGGACAAGAACCGGCCGACAGGAGAGCATAATCTGGTGGAATGGGCAAGGCCTTATCTCACGAGCAAGCGAAAGATCTTCCGCGTCTTGGATCCAAGATTGGGAGGGCAGTATTCACTCGTAGGAGCCCAAAAGGCTGCTGTCCTCGCGCTCCAGTGCTTATCCTCGGAAGCAAGGTACAGACCAACCATGGATCAAGTGGTGGCTGCACTAGAACAGCTTCAGGATGCTAAAGACACAGAGAGAAGCCCTCAGAGTGAACAGAAGTCGAGCGGCCAAAGCATCGGTAGCAACTCACACAGGTCGCTTCGGAGAAGATCGAACGAATGTGCCAAGGGGAAGGTTGCTCATCATAGGCCTCCGGCATCTCCTCTTTGTACCAATTGA
- the LOC135584621 gene encoding receptor-like cytoplasmic kinase 176 isoform X2, whose protein sequence is MGNCWGAQVKAESPSDGFFASGLHSKSSSRDGKKLSGSSSKVSAASVPPTPRSEGEILQSVNVKSFTFTELRIATRNFRPDSVVGEGGFGSVFKGWIDEHTLAAAKPGTGVVIAVKKLNQEGHQGHREWLAEVNYLGQLSHPHLVKLIGYCLEDEQRLLVYEFMPRGSLENHLFRRGSYFQPLSWKLRMKIALGAAKGLAFLHSDVAKVIYRDFKASNVLLDSNHEAKLSDFGLAKDGPTGDKSHVSTRVMGTYGYAAPEYLATGHLTAKSDVYSFGVVLLELLSGRRAVDKNRPTGEHNLVEWARPYLTSKRKIFRVLDPRLGGQYSLVGAQKAAVLALQCLSSEARYRPTMDQVVAALEQLQDAKDTERSPQSEQKSSGQSIGSNSHRSLRRRSNECAKGKVAHHRPPASPLCTN, encoded by the exons ATGGGGAATTGCTGGGGTGCTCAGGTGAAGGCGGAGAGTCCCTCCGACGGCTTCTTTGCCTCAG GACTTCACTCTAAAAGCAGTAGCAGGGATGGAAAGAAATTAAGTGGTTCTAGTAGCAAGGTGTCTGCAGCATCTGTGCCTCCAACCCCGCGCAGCGAGGGTGAGATCTTGCAGTCAGTGAATGTGAAGAGCTTTACCTTCACTGAACTGAGAATAGCCACCAGAAACTTTCGACCGGACAGTGTGGTGGGGGAGGGAGGCTTTGGTTCGGTATTCAAGGGATGGATCGATGAGCACACACTTGCAGCTGCCAAACCCGGCACTGGAGTGGTTATTGCTGTGAAGAAGCTGAACCAGGAAGGTCATCAAGGTCACAGGGAATGGTTG GCAGAGGTAAATTATCTTGGTCAATTGTCTCATCCGCACCTTGTAAAGCTTATTGGATACTGCCTAGAGGACGAGCAACGGCTTCTTGTCTATGAATTCATGCCTCGAGGGAGCTTGGAAAACCACCTCTTCAGGA GGGGTTCATATTTTCAACCACTATCTTGGAAACTTCGTATGAAGATCGCACTTGGAGCTGCAAAAGGGCTTGCCTTTTTGCATAGCGATGTGGCAAAAGTGATATATCGTGATTTTAAAGCCTCTAATGTGCTTCTAGATTCA AATCATGAAGCAAAGCTGTCTGATTTTGGATTGGCAAAGGATGGTCCAACAGGTGACAAAAGTCATGTATCTACAAGGGTCATGGGAACGTATGGATATGCAGCTCCCGAGTACCTTGCAACAG GCCATTTGACTGCCAAAAGCGACGTGTATAGCTTTGGAGTTGTTCTTCTAGAGTTGTTGTCTGGCCGACGTGCTGTGGACAAGAACCGGCCGACAGGAGAGCATAATCTGGTGGAATGGGCAAGGCCTTATCTCACGAGCAAGCGAAAGATCTTCCGCGTCTTGGATCCAAGATTGGGAGGGCAGTATTCACTCGTAGGAGCCCAAAAGGCTGCTGTCCTCGCGCTCCAGTGCTTATCCTCGGAAGCAAGGTACAGACCAACCATGGATCAAGTGGTGGCTGCACTAGAACAGCTTCAGGATGCTAAAGACACAGAGAGAAGCCCTCAGAGTGAACAGAAGTCGAGCGGCCAAAGCATCGGTAGCAACTCACACAGGTCGCTTCGGAGAAGATCGAACGAATGTGCCAAGGGGAAGGTTGCTCATCATAGGCCTCCGGCATCTCCTCTTTGTACCAATTGA